One Aegilops tauschii subsp. strangulata cultivar AL8/78 chromosome 7, Aet v6.0, whole genome shotgun sequence genomic window carries:
- the LOC109766184 gene encoding UDP-glucosyltransferase UGT13248-like: MLELGRRLTRHGLRPTFVSTHHVLSSTPPPGAPFRVAAISDGFDAGGFASCPDPAEYFSRLEAAGSETLRDVLLSEETAAVRVLVYDSHLPWAGRVARAAGVPATAFFS; the protein is encoded by the coding sequence ATGCTGGAGCTGGGCCGCCGCCTGACGCGCCACGGCCTCCGCCCCACGTTCGTCTCCACCCATCACGTGCTCTCCTCCACCCCACCCCCCGGCGCGCCCTTCCGCGTGGCCGCCATCTCCGACGGATTCGACGCCGGTGGCTTCGCCTCGTGCCCGGACCCCGCCGAGTACTTCTCCCGGTTGGAGGCCGCGGGGTCCGAGACGCTGCGCGACGTCCTGCTGTCGGAGGAGACAGCCGCGGTGCGCGTGCTGGTGTACGACTCGCACCTGCCGTGGGCGGGGCGGGTGGCGCGGGCCGCCGGAGTGCCTGCCACGGCGTTCTTCTCGTAG